The Flaviramulus sp. BrNp1-15 genome includes the window AAGGATATTGGAACTGATAAAATGGAACGTATTGAAGAAAATATTCAAACTAAAATAGACAAAGTTTTCCCTGAAGATCGATACGATGTTACTATGACTGGTAAAGCTTTAGTATTCCAAAAAGGAACTAAATATCTTGTTAAAAATTTAGCCATTTCATTATCATTAGCCATATTTTTAATTGCTCTTTTTATGGCATATTTATTTAGGTCTGGACGTATGATTATTGTATCGCTTATTCCAAACTTATTACCGCTCTTAGTTACGGCTGGTTTAATGGGTTATTTAGGTGTACCTATCAAACCATCAACAATATTAGTATTTAGTATAGCTTTTGGTATTTCGGTTGATGATACTATTCACTTTTTAGCAAAATATAGACAGGAATTACAAGCTAATCACTGGAAAATTAAAACATCTGTTTACGGTGCGCTTCGTGAAACCGGAGTAAGTATGTTTTACACATCTATAGTTTTATTTTTTGGTTTTTCAGTATTTACCATTTCTAGTTTTGGTGGTACAGTAGCATTAGGTGCTTTAGTTTCTGCTACATTATTGTTTGCAATGCTATCAAACTTATTATTATTACCATCTTTATTACTGTCTTTAGAACGCAGTATTGCTAATAAACAAGTACTTAGAGAACCATCAATAAATATTATTCCAGAAGAAGACGAAGAAGAATAATTTTCAACATACTTTTTTAAATATTCAAAAGATGGAAAGCCGATACGCTTTTTTTATCTTTACACTATAAATTTTATACACATGCAATTAAAAACTGTATCAGAATTACTATCGCAAGATATTGTTATACCAGAAGTAGAAATTAAAGGTTGGGTAAGAACGTTTAGAGCCAATCGTTTTATAGCTTTAAACGATGGTTCAACTATAAATAATATACAATGCGTTGTTGATTTTGAAAACTTTGATGAAGCACTTTTAAAACGAATTACAACTGGTGCTGCTATTCATATAAAAGGAGAATTGGTAGAAAGCCAAGGTAAAGGCCAAAAGGTAGAAATTAAAGTTAGTGAATTATTCATATTAGGAGATTCAGATCCTGAAACCTTCCCAATTCAACCTAAAAAACATTCTTTTGAATTTTTAAGAGAAAATGCACATTTACGCACACGTACAAATACATTTAGTGCGGTAATGCGTTTACGTTCTGCCTTATCATTCGCTATTCACAAATACTTTAATGATAATGGTTTTTATTATATGCATGCGCCTATTATAACAGGAAGTGATGCAGAAGGTGCTGGCGAAATGTTTCAAGTAACTAGTCTTGATGTTAATAATTTACCTAAAGATGATAATGGCAAAGTAGATTACTCTAAAGATTTCTTCGGAAAAGAAACTAACCTAACTGTCTCTGGTCAATTAGAAGCCGAAACCTATGCTATGTCGTTGGGGAAGGTTTATACTTTTGGACCTACATTTAGAGCTGAAAACTCTAATACCTCACGCCATTTAGCAGAATTCTGGATGATAGAACCAGAAGTAGCTTTTATGGATTTAGCTGGTAATATGGACTTAGCTGAAGATTTTATGAAATCGGTTATTTCATATGTACTTGAAAACAATCGTGAAGATTTAGAATTTTTAGATAAACGTTTACAAGACGAAGACAAAACTAAACCTCAGGCCGAAAGAAGCGATATGAGTTTAATTGAAAAATTAAACTTTGTTACAGACAACCATTTTAAACGAGTTAGTTATACCGAAGCTATAGATATTTTACGTAATTGTAAACCTAATAAAAAGAAGAAATTCAAATATTTAATTAACGATTGGGGTACCGATTTACAAAGTGAACATGAGCGCTTTTTAGTTGAAAAACATTTTAAATGTCCTGTTATATTATTTGATTATCCTGCTAATATAAAAGCGTTTTATATGCGCTTAAACGACGATGGCAAAACCGTACGCGCCATGGATATCTTATTTCCTGGTATTGGCGAAATTGTTGGTGGAGCACAACGTGAAGAACGTTTAGAGGTTCTAAAACAAAAAATGGCTGCCATTAATATTCCAGAAGAAGAACTTTGGTGGTATTTAGATTTGCGTAAATATGGTACCGCAGTTCACTCTGGTTTTGGTTTAGGTTTTGAGCGTTTAGTTATGTTTGCCACTGGTATGAGTAATATTAGAGATGTTATTCCTTATCCAAGAACACCGCAAAATGCAGAATTTTAATATTATTTCAAATTTGGTATAACTTTGGTAAGATAATTCCTTTTTTTATATTTGAGTAACCACCTTAAATCGAAACATGCTTAAACAACATTTACAATTTAAATTATCGCAAAAACTGTCGCCGCAGCAAATTCAATTAATGAAATTGATACAACTGCCTACACAAGCTTTCGAGCAACGTTTAAAGCAAGAGTTAGAAGAAAACCCTGCGCTTGAAGGTGGTAAAGAATCCAATGAAAATGATTTAGATTCAGACTTTGATAATTCTGCAGATGAATTTAATGATAGTGAAACCATTGGGAGTGATGAAATAAATGTTGATGAGTATTTAAGTGATGATGAAATTCCAGATTACCGCACGCAAGCCAATAACTATAGTAGTGATGATGAAGAAAAAACTATGCCTTATGCAGCAGGTACATCGTTCACTCAGCATTTAATAAACCAATTAAATACCTACAGATTAAACGATGAAGAGCGAGAAATTGCTGAATTTTTAGTTGGTAGTGTAGATGAAAGCGGATACATACGTAGAGAGTTAGGTGATATTATGGACGATTTGGCTTTTACCCAAAACGTTTATACAACAGAGGAAAATATAGAAAAAGTTCTTAGAATTGTTCACCAATTAGATCCTGCTGGTGTTGGTGCAAGAAACTTACAAGAGTGTTTAAGTATTCAATTACATAGAAAAGATAAAACTCAAGATACAGAATTAGCTATTAACATTATTGATAATGCCTTTGATCAGTTTACAAAGAAGCATTACAAAAAATTACTTCAAAAATTCGATATCTCAGAAACTCAGCTAAAAGATGCAATTCACGAAATTGAGCATTTAAACCCAAAACCAGGTGGTTCTTATGCAGGAAATAATAGAATTGTAGAACATGTTGTTCCAGATTTTGCTATTAAAATTGTTGATGGTGAATTAGAATTGACTCTTAACGGTAGAAATGCTCCAGAGCTTCATGTTTCCAGAGAGTATAATAACATGCTTAAAGGCTACAAGGATTCTAAGGACAAATCGAAATCACAAAAAGATGCTGTCATCTTCATCAAGCAAAAATTAGATGCTGCAAAATGGTTTATAGAAGCTATTAAACAGCGTCAACAAACGTTATTCGTTACTATGAGTGCTATCATGCATTATCAAAAAGAATATTTTTTAACTGGTGATGAACGTAACTTGAAGCCTATGATTTTAAAGGATATTGCAGATGAAATAAACATGGACGTTTCAACAGTATCTAGAGTTGCAAATAGTAAATATGTTGATACACCTTATGGTACCAAATTGATAAAAGAATTCTTTTCAGAATCGATGAAAAATGACCAAGGAGAAGATGTTTCAACTAGAGAAATAAAGAAAATTTTAGAAACTGTTATTGAAGAAGAAAACAAGAAAAAACCTTTAACAGACGAAACATTAGCTTCTATTTTAAAAGAAAAAGGCTATCCTATTGCCAGACGTACTGTGGCAAAATATAGGGAGCAGTTAGATATTCCTGTTGCCAGATTGCGTAAAAAAATATAATGGATAAGCTACTAAAAAGTATCTCGTATATTTTTCACCCTTTAATAATGCCACTTTTAGGTGTTATTTTCTATTTTTCAAAATCACCTCGCTTTATCCCCAGAGAAGTTATACAAGCAAAATTAGTATCGCTTTCTATACTAACTATTATACTTCCAATTCTATTATTTTATTTATTAAGAACACTAGGCAAAGTAAAATCTATTAACCTAGAAAGTACAGAAGAACGAATATATCCTTTAATACTTAATAGTATTATAATTATTTTGGTGTTAAAACGTATTGCAACGCCATCGCAGGTTATTGAACTTTATTTTTTCTTTTTAGGAATTCTTATTTCTAATTTAACGTGCTTATTACTTGCATTCTTGAAGTTTAAAGCAAGTATACACATGATTGGTATATCTGGTATCTTTATGTTTTTTGTAGCATTAAGCATTCACTTTAGTATAAATATAAATGGAACGCTGGCTTTAATGGTAATTATAATTGGTGCCATAGCAACTTCTAGGTTACACATGAATGCACATACTTATATAGAA containing:
- the asnS gene encoding asparagine--tRNA ligase, giving the protein MQLKTVSELLSQDIVIPEVEIKGWVRTFRANRFIALNDGSTINNIQCVVDFENFDEALLKRITTGAAIHIKGELVESQGKGQKVEIKVSELFILGDSDPETFPIQPKKHSFEFLRENAHLRTRTNTFSAVMRLRSALSFAIHKYFNDNGFYYMHAPIITGSDAEGAGEMFQVTSLDVNNLPKDDNGKVDYSKDFFGKETNLTVSGQLEAETYAMSLGKVYTFGPTFRAENSNTSRHLAEFWMIEPEVAFMDLAGNMDLAEDFMKSVISYVLENNREDLEFLDKRLQDEDKTKPQAERSDMSLIEKLNFVTDNHFKRVSYTEAIDILRNCKPNKKKKFKYLINDWGTDLQSEHERFLVEKHFKCPVILFDYPANIKAFYMRLNDDGKTVRAMDILFPGIGEIVGGAQREERLEVLKQKMAAINIPEEELWWYLDLRKYGTAVHSGFGLGFERLVMFATGMSNIRDVIPYPRTPQNAEF
- the rpoN gene encoding RNA polymerase factor sigma-54, whose translation is MLKQHLQFKLSQKLSPQQIQLMKLIQLPTQAFEQRLKQELEENPALEGGKESNENDLDSDFDNSADEFNDSETIGSDEINVDEYLSDDEIPDYRTQANNYSSDDEEKTMPYAAGTSFTQHLINQLNTYRLNDEEREIAEFLVGSVDESGYIRRELGDIMDDLAFTQNVYTTEENIEKVLRIVHQLDPAGVGARNLQECLSIQLHRKDKTQDTELAINIIDNAFDQFTKKHYKKLLQKFDISETQLKDAIHEIEHLNPKPGGSYAGNNRIVEHVVPDFAIKIVDGELELTLNGRNAPELHVSREYNNMLKGYKDSKDKSKSQKDAVIFIKQKLDAAKWFIEAIKQRQQTLFVTMSAIMHYQKEYFLTGDERNLKPMILKDIADEINMDVSTVSRVANSKYVDTPYGTKLIKEFFSESMKNDQGEDVSTREIKKILETVIEEENKKKPLTDETLASILKEKGYPIARRTVAKYREQLDIPVARLRKKI